The Aedes albopictus strain Foshan chromosome 1, AalbF5, whole genome shotgun sequence genomic interval CATGCTCCAGCGGCTGAGCTTGGATGACGGTTTCCACTTCGAGTTCATTATAAATGAGAGAGCAGATGAATCCGTAATCAACGTGAACCGTGCTCCCTCCACGTAAGGTCTaaacttctctatggattccaaAGCGGCCACTCCTTCCTTTTCCGCAGCTTTCCAGGAACGTTGCGATGAAGTTAGCTTACGAGAAAAGTAAGCAACCACATGCTCCTTCCCCTCCACCTCCTGTGTGAGAATTCCGGCTATTGCGGTATCGCTGGCATCGGTCTGGATCGTAAATGGTCTTCCGAAGTCTGGACAAGCTAGTATTGGCGCCGTGATTAGCTTTTCTTTAAGAATGACGAAAGCATTTTCAGCTTCGTCATTCCATTGAACAATTTTTGGCTTTCCTCTCAGCAAATTAGTGAGAGGGGCTGTTATTTCGCTAAATTCTGAAATAAAACGCCGGTAATAATTCACCATGCCTAAGAAACGCCTCAGCGATCTCACCGATGTGGGCctctcaaagttgactatcgccTCGATTTTATCAGGATTCGGTCGAATCCCCTGTTTTGACAGCACGAATCCCAAATATGGAAGTTCTGACACACAAAACTTCGATTTTTCCATGTTAATCGAGAGATTGGCAGCCCTAAGCCTTCTAGCTACTTCCTTCAAGCTCCGGAGATGTTCCTCAAACGTGTTGCTTACAATGACGATGTCGTCaaggtaaacaaacacgtttggtTCCAGCTCACCATACCCCAGCACCTGATCCATCAAGCGCGACAGTGTCGCCGGACTATTGACCAGTCCAAATGGGAGTCTGGTAAATTGGAACAGTCCCCTTCCAAATATCCGAAATGCCGTATACTTCCGAGATTCAACATCTAACGGGATTTGCCAGAATGCCTTGGATAAATCTATCGTCGACAAATATCTTGACGCTCCCAATCTGCCTAAAATGCGGTCCTGGTGTGGCAGAGGATAAGCATCCCTCCGGGTCCTTTCATTCAGTTTGCGTGCATCTAAACACATCCTCACTTTAACACGTCCTTCAGCATTCGACTCACCTTTCTTAGTTACTGGAACAATCAACAAGGCCCAGTCGCTGTTGGAACGTTCCACAACGCCCGAAGCAATCCATTTATCCAGCTCCTCATTGACGCTTTTCTGGATTTCCGGGGACCATGGATACGGATTCAGCCGAATTGGTCCTGCATTCTTAAACTGTTCTTCAAATTCAATCTTATGTGTTATCAAAGGCGTAACTTCCAACTCTGTACCTTCATCGAAGACCTTAAACTCCTGTTTAACCTCTCCTAACAGCCGCTCTTCATCAGCAGTCAAGCGTTGCTCTTCCTCCGGTTCAGCTTCTATCTCCTCAATCAAACACTGGTCCTGGTTTAGCGTGGGTTCTATGTTAAAAAGTTTCCAAAAATTCATTCCCAGTATGAGACGACGATTGAGCGATGGTGCAACGACGGCTGTAACAATCTTAGTTTTGCCATTAAACGTCATAGGCAAATTCACGAATCCGGTAACTTCCATTGGCGATCCTCCAGCAGTGACCAGTTTTAACCCGGTTGGCTGCAGCTTCAGCTTCAAATCTCTCAGCAGCTTCATGCACCCAAACCCCAAAACCGTCATCTGTGCTCCGCAATCCAATAATCCAATTACCTGAATCCCCATGACATCTACTTTAGCAAAAGGCCGATTGTCCCCGTCAACTTGCACTATGAGCTCTCCGACCTCCTGAGTAGAAGAAACGAACCTAGTTAGAGGTTTTTTATAACAGCATCGACGACCCCTCACATCGACTGCTTCTCGTTTTTTGCACAAAACGGACAATCCGGTTTCCTGAAACCTTGAAATCCACAGGTGGAACAGAAAATTTCCTTGGGCTTCAAGCAGGCGCTAGAATGATGATAGTTACCCCGGCAGTTGAAGCAAACCGTCCTCTCCGGAATCCGATAAGCATCTACTCTCTTTTGCAGAAGCTCTTTGCTGCAACCTTCCCCAGGGTCCACATCCGACGGTTTCTTGTTCGACTTTTGTTGGTCAGTTTTACGTTGCTCCGGCATTGGTTTTCTGGGACCTCGGTTATCGTTCCTCGGACCCTGATACGCACCAGCAGTTTGATTTCGCCACTCTGATCTACCCTTAAACCCCGTATCCTTCCAGTCATTTCGCGGTGGCTGCTGTCTACGTTGTACTGGACTCCTGCTGATCTCGTGGATCTGCGACGATCTGGTACCCTGATCACCTTCTGATTTGCGGTACAAAAACCAGTTTGCAGAGTCCAGCTTACGCCTCCACACTTTCAACATCCTCAACGTTCGGACCCCTTTGACTAACAAGGAGTTTTTATAGTCCGAACGGAGATTCCGGAAAATGATATCAAACTTCCTATGTTCCGTCGGCGGGACGGCCATCTGCTCAAAAATCTCCTTGATGGCGTTGTAGTAGTCTTGAAACTTCTCTCCTCTTTTCTGTCTCCTAGCCGCTGCTTGCTGTTCATAGTGGTAGTCCATGTCTGGCGGTTGATATTCCAGCTTCAACTCAGCAACCAACTCGGTCCAATTTCGAAACTCGCGATTCCTCCTTCCTTCTATGTACCAGGACCTCGCATCGCCGGAAAACAAGTGGATCGCCTCGCTGAATAGTGTCCGCTTACTAATGTTCTCCGCCTCAGCCATGAACTCCACTTCTGATATGAACTTGTTCAACCCTCTTCCGTCGTCCCTTCCGTCGTATTTCAACTTCCAGTCACAGACTGGCCTAGGCCTTCGCTTCAATCTCTGGTTGCGCTCAACTTCCTCcctatctgtatctgtatctacTATCTCTGAGTCTTGATCGGTTCCTGCTTCTTTTTCGCTTAAAACGTCAGACGAATCTGAGTTGGCTTCTTCGTTCCTTTTCTTGACCACTATCTTCGCGCCTCTCTGTTCACCTGTCATGTTCAGTTGCCTTTTCTTTTCAGCCTTCAATGGTAGCGACATATCCTTCTTCCCTAACTGCCTGCTTGACCGTTTCTTCTCATTCTCATGAGCTCGAGATGGTTCTGTTCTAGCTCCTAAATTAAGCGCCCTTAATTTGGTTGTAATCAATTGGTCCACCCGCTGCATGATCCGCTCCACCAGTTCATCAGCATTGACGACCTGGTTTTCGCGGCTCTTGGGTGTGCTGGACCTTCTACTTCTCACATTTCGCATGGTAAACTCAAGATCTTCCGAGAAAACCTCGTCATCGCTTACCTCTCTTTCTTCCTCAGTTCGCGGGtttgaatcttcttcttcttcttcgctttCATCTCTATTAGGCCCTTGAGAACTCTGTTTTGGTAAGTTCCTTGCAGATGGTTCTCCTACAACCTCTGGGTCCTTGCTACTACTACTCCGCGGAAAATACTCGTTCAACAGCCCGAGAACTATTTGTTCTAAGCCGGCGGTGTTGAACACTTTCCTCAACCGTTGCAACCGAAAGTACAAGTGAACCAGGCGCGTTTCAAACTGTGGAAATTCTGCTTTCTTAGCCTTCCTGTTTTCTAGGGAATCTCTAATCATTGCTATTTTCTCCTCGACTTGACGCGATTCCGATTCACGAGCCTCAACTATTACACTCCGCGACACGAATCTGTTTGAATCTTTTTCCTCCTTCATTGCACCTCGTAATTTTCTACGTTTTATATCCCTAGATTCACCACTAGAATATTCTACTTTGCGAAGTACAAGTTCGTATTCCAGCTCGTCATCAAGCAGATGGTTCACGTTCATCGAACGGTATTGGTTGGCGTATTTAGAGTCCATCGTGATTAAAGCAAACAGATTATGTACAGCAATTCAAGAAAacttcaataaaattcaaaattcaaaatatatACACTTAGAAACTAgataataaattcaaattcataagaaaaatcaataaaattcaAAACTTAAGCTAGAAAATAAGAAACGATgaagaagaaattcaaaaataattcaaTAAAGCGTGCTATCTTTCGTGTTGTCTTGTACTGTGAAATTTAGTTCATTCAGGACCTTTGGTGTTAAAGTGTAATTGTATTAGTGTAAGTCCTTTTAGATTAGCCCCCAGTGTCAATTCCAAAATTTGTCTTAGTCTCCGAAATCAATCAAATTTTTACTGCTCTCGTGCCTCTTTTACTTCTTTTCTGCACTTTTCCGAAACCGAATGTGACCAATGTCTTCACGCTTCAATCCACCAACTCACGCACTATGATTAGCGGTTTTCAAGTGTCGGACTGTACAATCAACTAGGTAATTGATTGTACACTCACCTGTCGCccagttaaaaaaaatctcaagatttttttttaaatactaatCGATCCTCCGATTACCGTTCACGACTTTAACGTTGGTCGCCAATTGAGACTAACTGAGGCTTACAAACTGCTCAATCGACCCAGTGGCTAAACCAAGACTCCCGGATaactagctcagtagcatgagacccctagagctgggtctacagggtcggcatgctactgggtaattcggagGGGCTACGCGGAACAACGGGTGCAGAAACTATGGTATTTCTTTGGACTATGACAGAGTGTGTGTGTGTATGGAGATATAAAGGCAAATTTATTGAAAGTTACTATGTTGGTTCTAATTGGTTTATTTGGGCTATGGCGGGTTGTGGTTGATGAAAATCGTTGGGTACGTACCGGTGTGCTGGCGAGCGCTCGCTGACGGCTGCTGACGGCAATGGCGGATGACGGTGTCGGTCCTTATGGTCCGGTAGGTTTCGGAATGGCGGATCTTGGAGTTGGGCTAGCTTAGTGGAATGACGAATCCACGGATTTTAGGCCACTTTCGTGTCCTAGACTTGGCTACGGCGTCTTCCTTCTTTGGCACGATCGACGGGccacggacgagaccgtattgGCCACGCCGAGAAGGGTCCTCTTTGGTGATAAGGGCTGTTAGCCCGAGGAGCTCTCTCACGGTCGGTGAGTGTGACCAGAGAGCCTGGTCTTTTACTGTTAGGCGTAGACCGGTGAACCGATCTAGGCCGAATCGTGTGGACTGTGAGGGGCGATTCCGTGACAGTACCAAAATGGTAGTTCAAAAGGTCCTGTTGGAATGATCCGGAATAAAGGCACTGGTATCACAGAGACCATTTAATGTGGCATACCTGAATGAACTTAGGCTGGACTCAAGCACTATACTCGTTCACTGAACTTCTTACAAAAAGCCACTTTTAAATAAAACTCACTTGTGTCTCACACGAACGCCGAATTGAAAGTGATCATGGCGATCAGCTCAAGTCTTAAAATGCCCTCCAGTCCATGCCTTCACATTGTTCCTTAATCGTTACTCCATGTTTCCTATCCTTGGTAGCAGCACCACCCATTATGCTACCGGTTTGCCTACTTTTACTGCCACAGTTGATTTTCGCCCGCCACCCATTTTTGCCATAGTTTATTCAAATTACATTTAACATTTAGCTTACAACATATTTCTACTACCTAATACAGTTTACAATTTTAGTCTAACTCTAACCAATTCTATTTATTCCAAACACTTAACAAACAAACACTATAGTTTCCTCAACAATAcgcacaaattaaaaataatattgggataattgtaactgaacggttacaagtcccacgactt includes:
- the LOC115260221 gene encoding uncharacterized protein LOC115260221, with the protein product MDSKYANQYRSMNVNHLLDDELEYELVLRKVEYSSGESRDIKRRKLRGAMKEEKDSNRFVSRSVIVEARESESRQVEEKIAMIRDSLENRKAKKAEFPQFETRLVHLYFRLQRLRKVFNTAGLEQIVLGLLNEYFPRSSSSKDPEVVGEPSARNLPKQSSQGPNRDESEEEEEDSNPRTEEEREVSDDEVFSEDLEFTMRNVRSRRSSTPKSRENQVVNADELVERIMQRVDQLITTKLRALNLGARTEPSRAHENEKKRSSRQLGKKDMSLPLKAEKKRQLNMTGEQRGAKIVVKKRNEEANSDSSDVLSEKEAGTDQDSEIVDTDTDREEVERNQRLKRRPRPVCDWKLKYDGRDDGRGLNKFISEVEFMAEAENISKRTLFSEAIHLFSGDARSWYIEGRRNREFRNWTELVAELKLEYQPPDMDYHYEQQAAARRQKRGEKFQDYYNAIKEIFEQMAVPPTEHRKFDIIFRNLRSDYKNSLLVKGVRTLRMLKVWRRKLDSANWFLYRKSEGDQGTRSSQIHEISRSPVQRRQQPPRNDWKDTGFKGRSEWRNQTAGAYQGPRNDNRGPRKPMPEQRKTDQQKSNKKPSDVDPGEGCSKELLQKRVDAYRIPERTVCFNCRGNYHHSSACLKPKEIFCSTCGFQGFRKPDCPFCAKNEKQSM